Genomic window (Mycolicibacterium smegmatis):
TACTGCAATTGATCACCACCTCGACCGAGTCGGCTGATCGGTCGGCCTTCTCGAGGCAGTCCAGCGCGGCTTTCGTCGCGAGACTGTAGGAGTCGTCCTCGCCCAGCGATACTCGCCGCTCGCGGATCCCGGTCAACCGCTCCAGGTCGATATGTGTGTTGTGCCTGGTCTCCGACATCAGCTCGCTCGTGGTCAGGCGCGTCTTCGGAAGGCAACGGCCCGCGGCGGCGATCCGGGTGCGAAATGGCGACGACGCTTCATCCGCGGCGTCCATCACCAGCCAGTGCGGTCCCATTCGAGAAGGATGCGTCGGCAGCTCTCGCTCATGCAGGGCCGTTGGTCACCGCGGCGAAGTCGGAAAGACACTCGCCCGTGGGTCCCCGCTGTGTCATGGTCGGCACGTGGCCCGTTGGAGCATCACACCGATGCCGCTCAGGACGACGTCGTGACCGACGACGAAGACCGGCGGCCGATAGCCGACCTACCGGACGCTCTGGATCACTTCGATGAGATCCGTGACCTGCTCGCGTTTCGCAACCCCGCGTCCCTGCCCGTGTTCATCGGTAATCCCGCCGACGACTCCGCATTCCGGACGGTGCGCCGTGACGGTATCGGCATCGTCGTCGTCACACACGCCGAAGACGAGAAGAGGTCGACCACGGCGACCTTCCGGCTCGACAGTCCCGGCGCTGCAGCCACTTTCCGGCACCGGCTGGCGCAGGAGGCCGATCGGCCCACGTCGATCGATCCGGGATGGGTGCTGACCTTCGACGGATACGATCCGGCGAACGAACGGTTCAGGGAAGCCTTGTGCACCCTGGGAAACGGCTACTTCGCGACACGCGGTTGCGCGCCCGAGGCGCCGGCAGGCCGGTTCCACTATCCGGGCACCTACGTCGCCGGCATCTACAACCGGCTCACCGACGAGATCGCCGGCCATCGCACCGACAACGAGAGCCTGGTCAATCTGCCGAACTGGCTCGCCCTGACATTCCGGTTCGACGACGGCCCGTGGCTCGACGTCGACGACACCGACCTGCAGTCCTACCAGCAGACCCTCGATCTGCGTCGGGGGGTGCTCACTCGGCAATTCCGCTTCTGCGACAAGGCCGGACGTGTCGCCACCGTGACCCAGCATCGACTGGTCGCCATGCACCTCCCACACCTCGCGATGCTGCAGACGATGGTCACCGCAGAGAACTTCTCGGGCACCGTCGAGTTCCGGTCCGAGATCGACGGCGCGGTGACCAACAGCCTGGTGGAGCGCTATCGTGACCTGTCGAACGTTCACCTCGTCGGACACGAAAAGCGTTCGCTGACCGCCGATTCGCTGTTGCTGACCGCACATACGTGCCAGTCTCACATCCGAGTGGCAGTGGCGCTTCGCAACACAGTGTGGCGCGGCGACTCGCCTGCCCGGGCCGACTACACGTTGGTCGACGACCGTCGGCGTGCTGGTCACGTCATCAGCTGCTACATCGAAGCGGGTCAGCCGGTCACCCTGGAGAAGGCCGTGTCCGTCGCGACGAGTCGCGATCACGCGACCTGTGAAGCCGCCAACGAAGCCACGCGCCGCCTGCAGTGGGTCGACCGCTATCACGATGTGCAGCAGGCACACACCACGGCGTGGGGCCAGCTGTGGGAGCGTTTCGACGTCGATATCGGCGGCAGGACCGACGAACTGCGCACCGTGCGCCTGCACCTTCTCCACACCCTGCAGACGCTGTCACCGCACGTTCGTGATCTCGACATCGGGGTTCCCGCTCGTGGTCTCACCGGTGAGGCATATCGCGGGCACATCTTCTGGGACGAACTGTTCGTCGCCCCTGTGGTCAGCCTGCGCCGACCGGCGCTCACCCGTGCGCTACTGGCCTACCGTCATCGCCGCCTACCCGAGGCTCGCCGCGCGGCCCGTGACGCAGGTTTCACCGGGGCGATGTTCCCCTGGCAGTCCGGGAGCAACGGCCGCGAGGAGAGTCCGGCACTTCACCTCAATCCGCGTTCGGGCCGCTGGAATCCGGACCCGAGTGCCCTGGCGCATCACGTGGGACTTGCTGTCGCCTACAACATCTGGCAGTACTACCAGGTCACCGACGATCTGGAGTACCTGATCGACTACGGCGCCGAGACGTTGTTGGAGATCGCCCGTTTCTGGGCAGGTCTGGCGCTGTTCAGCCGAGAACGTGGACGCTATGTGATCCCCGGGGTGATCGGTCCCGACGAGTTCCACACGGGCTATCCCGGACGGCTCTACGACGGCATCGACAACAACGCGTACACCAACGTCATGGCGGTGTGGGTGATCCTGCGGGCCCTCGACGCGCTGGATGCCATGCCCCTGGCCGACCGAACCGCGTTGCTGGAAAGGCTGGGACTGCACGGGGACGAGCTCGACAAGTGGGAAGACGTCAGCCACCGCATGTTCGTGCCATTCCACAACGGCGTGATCAGCCAGTTCGAGGGTTACGAGTCGCTGGTCGAACTGGATTGGGACCGTTATCGGCATGAGTACGGGAACATTCAGCGACTCGACCGCATCCTGGAGGCCGAGAACGACAACGTGAACCGCTACAAGGCTTCCAAACAGGCCGACGTATTGATGCTGTTCTATCTGTTGTCCGCCGACGAGATACGGGAACTGCTGGCGCGTCTGGGTTACCGATTCACTCCGAAGCAGATCCCAGAGACCGTCGACTACTACCTGTCACGCACCTCGCACGGATCGACGCTCAGCGCCGTCGTCCACTCCTGGGTTCTGGCACGCGGCCACCGCGAGCAGGCCATGGAGTTCTTTGTGCAGGCCCTGAATTCCGATGTGGCCGACATCCAGGGCGGCACAACAGCCGAAGGCATCCATCTGGCCGCGATGGCCGGAAGCGTCGACCTGCTGCAGCGGTGCTTCACCGGCTTGGAAACCCGCGGCGACCGACTGGTTCTCGGCCCGTGCTGGCCAGAAGCGTTGGGAGTACTGTCCTTCCGGATGTACTACCGCGGTCACAACTTGCATCTACGTGTCAGCGGCCGAACCGCGTCCGTGATCTCCGCCATCGGCTCCGCGGCGCCCATCACCCTCGAATGCCGCGGCCGCACCTGGCAACTCTGCGCCGGCACCACGATCGACGTCGGCTGAACCTACTCCGATTCCGGCTCGAACGGCGACCCGTCGAGCCATCGCACTGCGTCGGCGACGTGACGGCGCGGCGTCGGAGGCAGCGGGTCGGCATTGACCGGCGCCCAGCCCACGCGCAACATCATCTGCGGGAATGCGCTGGCGCCGAACACCTCGGCCTGCACGGCATCTCGCGTCTCACTGATCTCCAGCGGTTCGGTCACCGGGCACGTCGCCAGTCCCATGGCCGTTGCCGTCAACAGGATCAGGCTGGTGGCCTCACCGGCGCGAAGGCGCGACATCCGGGTGTCGTCCGCGGTGCCCAGCGCCAACACCACCGCCCCCTCGTCGGCGCCGGCGCCTGTGTCCGGCTGCTTGAGTGCCGCGCCCGCGAACATGCGCGACGACAGCGGCGCACCGGGCTCCGGTTTCGGCGCGCTTCTGGCGGGGACGCCCGCCGTCGACGCGTACTTGCCGCTCCACGCCGTCAACTCCCGCAGGTAGCCGTCGTCGGCCGCGTGACGGGCGATCGATTCGGCCACGATGTCCTGTAGTCGTGACAGCGACTCGACGCGGCGCAGCATCACCCCTGCTCGGGCCGCGCGCGCACCCATCATCGCGATGTCCGAATGCGATACCGGCCATGCGCTGTAGTGGCGTCGGTCCGTGCGTCGCCGTGGAATGGCCGCGGCCAATGCGATGTCGAGGTCTGTCGGAGTCTGTCGACGCAGTTCGATGGACGCCAGATGTTCGGGCTCCGCCGGATTCGGCAGGCGATGCACCGAGGCATACCACCCCAGCGCGGCGAAGGCGATCACGCAGTGGTGCAGCGCCGCGCCGCAGCTGAGGAGCAGATCCCGGCTGTCGGGATCGGTGCTCGTCAGATGCCGATCGAGGTCCGCGTACAGGTGCACGCTCCGCTCGCCGACTCGCCACTGCCACGGCTGCGAGTTGTGGATCGACGGTGCCCGCATGGCGAGAGCCAACGCCGCATGGATCGTCTCGGTATCCGGGAAGTGCGTATTCATGGCGGTCCGTTCTGACGAGTTTTCTCGATCATCTCGCCGCCGCGCGACAGTTATAAAGAGACGAAAGTCCCCTTGCATGGAGGAACTCGGACCTGTCGGGCACCGGGATGCGACTACAGATCGCCACACGGGTGAAGGCATTGATCACGATGACGACCCAGTGGACAGCCGCGATCTGCCGGGGCGAAAGGGCGTAGTTGATCTCGGTGCGAATCGCGTCGGGCAGAATCGCAGTCGAGATATTGGTGACGTACTCGGTGATGTGCAGAGCGGCCATCTCGACACGCCGATAGCACCGCCAAGCGGTCAGGCTGCGCACGGGTTACTGCATGCCAGGCCCGTGCGCATCCGGTGGTGGCCGGTCACGCTGGGCGAGGTACGCCTCATTGCGGGCGCGTTCGGCGGCGAGCCGCCGCGCTTCTTCCGCCGCGCGCGTGCGTCGGCGCCGCGGCATCATCGCCGCGCGGGCCGCTATCTCCGACGGCGTCATCGGCGGTGGCGGTGTCGGTGGGGGCGGCAGCGCGGCGGTCGTGGTGTCCCACTGCGGGAACAACGCGCGGCTGGCGGGAACCGTCGTATAGACATGCCCGGTCGGGCTGGTCCAGATCACCGTGCCGTCAGGGAGCTGCCGGTCCGACCAGCCGAGCCAGAACGTCTTGAGCAAGTGATGAATTCGGCATAGGCATTTGGTGTTCGACGGATGCGTCACGCCCGTCGGCCACGGCGTGGTGTGGTCGACGTCGCAGAAATCCGCCGGGCGCGAGCATCCCGGAAACCGACATGTCATATCCCGCATCCGCACGAAGCAATCCATGGCCACCGAGGGACGGTACGAGGCGCAGATGTCATCGGGCACGGTGAGTTCTTTGACCTTGGCGCCATCGGCGATCAACTGCGCCACCAGCGGTGCGGGCACCACCCCGCCCCCGAGGACCACCGCACCACCACGGCCGGGATGCGCCGATTGTGGCGTCCAGGGTTTGGGTTCTGGTTCAGGCGGTTTGCGAACCGGCTCGGGCGTGGGCTCCGGCTCCGGCGTTGGCGTCGGCTCGAAGTAGGGAATCGGGTTGGACTCGTGGTCGCCGTCCAGGTACCGGTCGACCGGGCCGTGTACCGCCGCCGGTTCGGCGAAGACATGAACCATGGTGTTGGCCGCCCGCGGGTCGATCCCCGCCGCAGGGCATTCGGGATCACCGCACCGACAAGTCAGCCGATCCCCGTAGTGACCCAGCACTCCCATGGCGTCCGAGAGTCGCTGCCCCTTGGTGCGTGGATCGTCGGGGCATTGCCCAGACGACATTGCCCCGACACGGTTTTTCAACGCGACAGCATCAACGTTCGTCAACCGCGCGTGAACCGAGGTGATACCCGTCTCGTCATCGGGATGGCCAAACCACACACCCCGAGACCGCACGGCCGTCCGGGTGCGACGCACCGCCGCCGGATCCACGCTGTCGACCACCTTGTCGACGGCCCCCTCCAACTCGGCGATGGTCATGGCGCCGAACTCGGCGATGCGGGATGCCAACTGAGCATCGACTGCCGCCATCGTCTGCGTGTCGTCGATCAGGCGCGTGCGCCAGGTCAGCGTCTCGACCACCCGCGTGCTCACCGCGCCCTCGGCGAACTGTGCCGCCACCAACGGCAACCGGTCGCGCAACGCCACCGCGATTCGCATCAGTCTCGACGCCGACCGCTGCCCGATGTTCAGCGCGGCCGCCACCTCGGCTGACGCGGCATCCCAGTCATCACACGCCCACCACACGACCGTGTCTTCGGAATCAGCCGTGCGCCGGTCGACGAACTCTGCGATGAACGCGAACCGCCGCGCCGCGGCGGCCGACTCCGCGCGCGACTCCCCCGCGATTCCGGCAATCAAGGCCGCGTCGTCAAGGGTTTCGCACATACGTTCGATGTTGCCATCCCGCCTGCCGTCGCGACAGGTGTGGCGGCCGATCTGTGGATGAAATCGGGTCTGGGGATAACTCTGACGACGTCGCCCGCAGCGCCTCAGGGCATGGTCTGGCAGAACCGGATCGTGTTGGAGAACGGGTCGACGACTTCGATGGTCGGCCCACCTGGGAAGTCATCCTCGACGCCAGGGTTCAGACGCCCGTATCCGGTGGCCTGCAGTTCAGCGTGCAAGGCCCTGACGTCGCCGACCGGCACCCACACCGTCGAACCGGGAGTGCCGTCGCCGTGATGCTCGGACAGGTCCAGGACGAACTGATCGCGGCGCAACCGCATGTACAGGAGCGAGTCGGCATGGTCGAAGCGGTGCTCCCATTCGACGCTGAAATGCAGATAGTCGATGTAGAACTCGCGCGCCCGCGTCTCGTCGAAGCTGCGCAGCACCGGGACCGGAACGCCGACATCTCGGCGGGCGGGCAACCGCGCCGACGCGGTACTCCAGTCTTGAAAACCGAGTTGCCGCGCGACAATCTCCAGCGCCCTGGCATGTGTGAGTTCGGCATCGGGGAGTT
Coding sequences:
- a CDS encoding Acg family FMN-binding oxidoreductase, which produces MNTHFPDTETIHAALALAMRAPSIHNSQPWQWRVGERSVHLYADLDRHLTSTDPDSRDLLLSCGAALHHCVIAFAALGWYASVHRLPNPAEPEHLASIELRRQTPTDLDIALAAAIPRRRTDRRHYSAWPVSHSDIAMMGARAARAGVMLRRVESLSRLQDIVAESIARHAADDGYLRELTAWSGKYASTAGVPARSAPKPEPGAPLSSRMFAGAALKQPDTGAGADEGAVVLALGTADDTRMSRLRAGEATSLILLTATAMGLATCPVTEPLEISETRDAVQAEVFGASAFPQMMLRVGWAPVNADPLPPTPRRHVADAVRWLDGSPFEPESE
- a CDS encoding glycoside hydrolase family 65 protein, producing MTDDEDRRPIADLPDALDHFDEIRDLLAFRNPASLPVFIGNPADDSAFRTVRRDGIGIVVVTHAEDEKRSTTATFRLDSPGAAATFRHRLAQEADRPTSIDPGWVLTFDGYDPANERFREALCTLGNGYFATRGCAPEAPAGRFHYPGTYVAGIYNRLTDEIAGHRTDNESLVNLPNWLALTFRFDDGPWLDVDDTDLQSYQQTLDLRRGVLTRQFRFCDKAGRVATVTQHRLVAMHLPHLAMLQTMVTAENFSGTVEFRSEIDGAVTNSLVERYRDLSNVHLVGHEKRSLTADSLLLTAHTCQSHIRVAVALRNTVWRGDSPARADYTLVDDRRRAGHVISCYIEAGQPVTLEKAVSVATSRDHATCEAANEATRRLQWVDRYHDVQQAHTTAWGQLWERFDVDIGGRTDELRTVRLHLLHTLQTLSPHVRDLDIGVPARGLTGEAYRGHIFWDELFVAPVVSLRRPALTRALLAYRHRRLPEARRAARDAGFTGAMFPWQSGSNGREESPALHLNPRSGRWNPDPSALAHHVGLAVAYNIWQYYQVTDDLEYLIDYGAETLLEIARFWAGLALFSRERGRYVIPGVIGPDEFHTGYPGRLYDGIDNNAYTNVMAVWVILRALDALDAMPLADRTALLERLGLHGDELDKWEDVSHRMFVPFHNGVISQFEGYESLVELDWDRYRHEYGNIQRLDRILEAENDNVNRYKASKQADVLMLFYLLSADEIRELLARLGYRFTPKQIPETVDYYLSRTSHGSTLSAVVHSWVLARGHREQAMEFFVQALNSDVADIQGGTTAEGIHLAAMAGSVDLLQRCFTGLETRGDRLVLGPCWPEALGVLSFRMYYRGHNLHLRVSGRTASVISAIGSAAPITLECRGRTWQLCAGTTIDVG
- a CDS encoding alkylhydroperoxidase gives rise to the protein MRSLTAWRCYRRVEMAALHITEYVTNISTAILPDAIRTEINYALSPRQIAAVHWVVIVINAFTRVAICSRIPVPDRSEFLHARGLSSLYNCRAAAR
- a CDS encoding HNH endonuclease signature motif containing protein — protein: MCETLDDAALIAGIAGESRAESAAAARRFAFIAEFVDRRTADSEDTVVWWACDDWDAASAEVAAALNIGQRSASRLMRIAVALRDRLPLVAAQFAEGAVSTRVVETLTWRTRLIDDTQTMAAVDAQLASRIAEFGAMTIAELEGAVDKVVDSVDPAAVRRTRTAVRSRGVWFGHPDDETGITSVHARLTNVDAVALKNRVGAMSSGQCPDDPRTKGQRLSDAMGVLGHYGDRLTCRCGDPECPAAGIDPRAANTMVHVFAEPAAVHGPVDRYLDGDHESNPIPYFEPTPTPEPEPTPEPVRKPPEPEPKPWTPQSAHPGRGGAVVLGGGVVPAPLVAQLIADGAKVKELTVPDDICASYRPSVAMDCFVRMRDMTCRFPGCSRPADFCDVDHTTPWPTGVTHPSNTKCLCRIHHLLKTFWLGWSDRQLPDGTVIWTSPTGHVYTTVPASRALFPQWDTTTAALPPPPTPPPPMTPSEIAARAAMMPRRRRTRAAEEARRLAAERARNEAYLAQRDRPPPDAHGPGMQ
- a CDS encoding glyoxalase superfamily protein; amino-acid sequence: MDLTVEDAERAVRVLRDQLPDAELTHARALEIVARQLGFQDWSTASARLPARRDVGVPVPVLRSFDETRAREFYIDYLHFSVEWEHRFDHADSLLYMRLRRDQFVLDLSEHHGDGTPGSTVWVPVGDVRALHAELQATGYGRLNPGVEDDFPGGPTIEVVDPFSNTIRFCQTMP